DNA sequence from the Cucurbita pepo subsp. pepo cultivar mu-cu-16 chromosome LG06, ASM280686v2, whole genome shotgun sequence genome:
TCCGCTCAGTTCCTCTGCGTCTTCCGTTAAAGGAGGTAGGAATCCAATCGGAATGACTGGCTTCTGGTAGAGTTTTGTGAGCAAATCGAACGATTCCGGCTCCAGTTCCGGGGAGCTTCTTACGGCCACAGCCACACTCTCTTCGATTGAAACACCAAATCGGATTGAATCGGACGTTCCGGATTCATTTCCGGTTGCTCCATCCAAGGATTTTTTTATCTCATGGTACCGGAAGAGGATGTTCGATTCTGGAGGCATCCACTCAGGAACCTTCATGAAGTCCTCCACCGTTGACCGGGAACCTCCGCCATAGGACAGCTCCAACGGCGGGCCGAGGAAGGCAAGGAACGCGGCGGTGAAGAGGCTGAAGTAAACAGTCGATATACGGAGCTCTGCCGCGAGTGGCGGAAGCCAGTGAGAGGCGTAATCGTAGATAATCCAATCGGGATTTAAATCGCGAAGCAAATCGGACAACGGCGATTCCAAAGAGTCGAAGGCCTTCTTCAATAGCTGTTGCTTGTTGTACGGTACGTCGGAGGAAGCCTCGGCGGCGACCGGAAGACCGTCGACGGGGGGCAGAGGGAAGCCAACGAGGTTTACGGCGGAGGAGAGGTGTGGGGGTATTTTGGGAATTCTACCGAGGTTCCTTGGGGTCGATATGAAGGAAACTTTGAGGCCCTTTTGGGCTAAACAGATGGCGAGACGAGCATAGGGAATGAGATGGCCCAAGGCTAGCCATGGGAATACCACTACGTGCAAAACGCCGCCGTTTGCCATCAAAGCAAAGCACTGAATCAGTGAAAGACCAATTGCTTCAGCTTCAGGCTTCAGGCTTATGGATCTGAAACATCAATATTATAAAGAAACGGCCAATAATTGTGATTGAGCAACATCAGGAGCCGACATTTTGGAATATGAATtatcatttcattgttttgattataataTTGTTACGAGTAAAATCATGCGGTGGCGCATGGGTTTGAACCCACGATGCCTATAGGCCCACGCATccagaaaagaaaacgaagatTCTTGGAGACATGAAGGCCAAGCCGAGGACTGAACATGTTACACAAAAGCTTAATTGACTGAACATTGTCAGACTTATCTCGTCATCTCTTTCACTGAAAATGTAAGAGTCTTCGTTGATTCGGTACTAACTTAAGCATCAAAATGTGTGGGATAAATCACCACATTGGTGTGGTGTGCTCGATCAAGGGACGACTAGGATGCTTGACCATAGCTACGCATGAACATTTATCATCATTTGTGGAAAGGTTTGGGTAAAGCAAGATCAGCTCTTTCAATAGCTTGAGCATTATGTTTGCGAAGTTGGGCTTGGTTAGTAGTGCTCGCTTCATTGTTTTGGAGGCTCGCTGAATTGGGTTTCACTATCAGCATCGTTTTCATTTCTACTCCTTCAAACTTTCTCATCAACCAATCACCTCAATTAGTTCCCCTTTTTTCTATATGACCCAGATCCAATCAACAACTACCgtattgaaattgaagaactaCATCCCGACCCAATCACAAATCTTGAACTTTTTGGCTTTGACCTGCCACAGGCACACATCGGATTACAAGGATACTTTGCGCTTGTGAAAATGCTGGCCTATAGGATGGTACTGCCTCAGTGAGGCGCCGCTGCAGCTTATTACCTCCAACATAAATGATTCCAAGCGGGAAGGGGAGGGAAAATGTGCGAATATCGGTTTAAATATCGTCCAAAGACATGCTTGTTAGTAAATTAGAAGGGACTGCTGTGGTGAGGCATTAAATCAAGGGATCAAGTTTAGTAACTACTCATTTTTGCCTTTTAGGATGGGTGGTGTAACTGATAGGGTCTGTGAAGAAGTTTTGATGGAGTTGAGGCTATTAAAGATGAAGAGGAGTGCTTTCTTTCCATGCCTCTCATTCGAGAAAGCCTTCAATTGAGGAGGCTATAGACCACCaaatactttcaaatttgttccTAATCAAGGAGGGTTCCCTATATTGTTGTAGAAGGGATCGAGGGATAAAAATGTTTGGATCGTGTTTGCCCAATTAAGCGTTTCTGGAAATCTAAAGACTTCGATGTCGTATTGAGCACGCCTTGGGGACAAAATGGAAGGTTACAGATACTTGAGAAAACATGAAAATGTCTGACTCTTTTAATGCCAATAAAATGCTAAGGTTAATGGAATCATGGAAACTTGAATTCTCATGTACAGAAAAAAGGTTTGAACAAAGGAGAGGAATATATGAGAGTGAAACTCTGGGATAAGTTTTGAGTTTGAAAGAAACTAAtagaaacaaagatatatGATAAGcataatatgaaaatagatatcatgtttttattatcattacaCTAGAAGGGCTGTATAATTGTTATGTAATCAGCTTTAAATGCCAATTACAGTCAAATGTATCGTCAATGGGCGTGAAAGTAACTTTTAGCTG
Encoded proteins:
- the LOC111797714 gene encoding UDP-glycosyltransferase 91C1 — translated: MANGGVLHVVVFPWLALGHLIPYARLAICLAQKGLKVSFISTPRNLGRIPKIPPHLSSAVNLVGFPLPPVDGLPVAAEASSDVPYNKQQLLKKAFDSLESPLSDLLRDLNPDWIIYDYASHWLPPLAAELRISTVYFSLFTAAFLAFLGPPLELSYGGGSRSTVEDFMKVPEWMPPESNILFRYHEIKKSLDGATGNESGTSDSIRFGVSIEESVAVAVRSSPELEPESFDLLTKLYQKPVIPIGFLPPLTEDAEELSGDIKEWLEKQKPNSVLYVSFGTEAFLSQEDVTELAFGLKKSEIPFLWILRRNSHKNESEMLPAGFKEQVGGRGLLHEGWISQVKVLSHNSVGGCLTHCGWNSIIEGLGFGRVMILFPVVNDQGLNARLLEENKLGIEIERNERDGSFTRDSVSESVRSAMAEGSDTAKRLKQRAMEMKELFGDGDKNEHHLDGFVHFLKSKQK